The genomic segment TACTTGCGAAGCTCGTTCTTTGATGTTGATTAACGCTGCGGCAATCACATCCAAATGAGCTTGAGTGTACACGCGCCGCGGAATGGCGAGTCGTGCGAATTCAAATTCGGATTTAATCTGCTTACCCGTTTCCGGATCATTACCGAGCATGAACGACCCGATATCGCACGTACGGATACCCGCTTCTTTATACAGCTCTACGCAGAGCGTATGTCCGGGGAATTCGTAGTAGGGGATGTGCGGGAACATTGCGTTTGCATCGACGTAAACACCGTGTCCTCCTGCAGGATTTTGAATGGCAACGCCTGCATCGAGCAGTTGAGATGCCAAATACTCCATAGAAGCGTTCCGGTATCTTAGATATTCTTCATCGATACCTTCATAAAGACCGATAGCCAAGGCTTCCAGATCGCGGCCGGAAAGACCGCCGTACGTGATAAATCCTTCAAAAGAAATACAGTTGCCCTTAATGAGTTGATAGATCTCCTTGTTGTTTTTAATTCCGATAAGACCGCCCATGTTGACGATTGCATCTTTCTTTGCGCTCATCGTAAAAGTGTCTGCATAGCTGAACATTTCGCGGACGATGTCTTTAATGGATTTATTGTTATACCCTGCTTCGCGTTCTTTGATAAAATAGGCGTTTTCGGCAAAACGAGCTGCGTCGATGTTAAACAAAATGCCGTATTTTTTTGCGACTGCGGAAACTTCGCGGATATTCTGCATCGATACGGGCTGACCGCCGGCGGAGTTGTTTGTGATGGTCATAACGATCATGCCGACATTTTCTTTTCCGTATTCGTTGATAAATTTTTCCAGTTTTTCAACATCCATGTTTCCTTTAAACGGAGCATAAACGGACGGTTTTTTTGCTTCCGCACAAACGCAGTCTACCGGTTTTCCGCCGGATAAGGTTACGTGCGCCCGTGTCGTATCGAAGAACATATTGGAAATTGCAAATTGTCCTTTCTTAAGCAGTAAAGGGAACATCACTTTTTCTGCTGCACGTCCCTGATGCACCGGCTGGATAAATTCGTATCCGAAAATATCGCGTCCCGCTTCTACCAATTTAAAATAACTTTTGCCGCCGGCATAAGCCTCATCACCGACC from the Treponema vincentii F0403 genome contains:
- a CDS encoding tryptophanase, encoding MKKYVPEPFRIKMVEPIKMTTREERIKKLEAAKYNMFNLRGEDVYIDLLTDSGTNAMSDKQWAGVMVGDEAYAGGKSYFKLVEAGRDIFGYEFIQPVHQGRAAEKVMFPLLLKKGQFAISNMFFDTTRAHVTLSGGKPVDCVCAEAKKPSVYAPFKGNMDVEKLEKFINEYGKENVGMIVMTITNNSAGGQPVSMQNIREVSAVAKKYGILFNIDAARFAENAYFIKEREAGYNNKSIKDIVREMFSYADTFTMSAKKDAIVNMGGLIGIKNNKEIYQLIKGNCISFEGFITYGGLSGRDLEALAIGLYEGIDEEYLRYRNASMEYLASQLLDAGVAIQNPAGGHGVYVDANAMFPHIPYYEFPGHTLCVELYKEAGIRTCDIGSFMLGNDPETGKQIKSEFEFARLAIPRRVYTQAHLDVIAAALINIKERASQVKGYRIIWEPPILRHFQAHLEPIK